A single Arachidicoccus sp. BS20 DNA region contains:
- a CDS encoding 5-formyltetrahydrofolate cyclo-ligase: MTKQELRKIYLEKRMSISSKEKLKLDDLLLIQFQRLSFDGVQVLMSYFPMAEKNEPNTLLFSNYLRHAIPNLEIAFPKSDFTSNEMQAVLIDEETVYQKNNYQITEPTSGKIIKPTDIDLIFVPLVMLDSKGFRVGYGKGFYDKFLSKCREDVLKIGFSYFSPVEEISDVQEFDIPLDYCITPDKVYEF, encoded by the coding sequence ATGACAAAGCAAGAACTTCGCAAAATATATCTTGAAAAAAGAATGAGCATTTCGTCCAAAGAAAAACTCAAGTTGGACGATTTGTTGCTGATTCAGTTTCAGCGTTTGTCGTTTGATGGCGTGCAGGTTTTAATGAGCTATTTTCCGATGGCAGAAAAGAACGAACCGAATACTTTGCTGTTTTCAAATTATTTGCGGCACGCGATTCCGAACCTCGAAATTGCTTTTCCTAAATCCGATTTTACATCCAATGAAATGCAAGCTGTTTTGATTGATGAAGAAACCGTTTATCAAAAAAATAATTATCAAATCACAGAACCGACAAGTGGAAAAATCATTAAGCCGACAGACATCGATTTAATCTTCGTTCCGCTTGTAATGCTTGACAGCAAAGGGTTTCGGGTGGGTTACGGAAAAGGGTTTTACGATAAATTTTTAAGCAAATGCCGCGAAGATGTGTTAAAAATCGGTTTCAGTTACTTCTCTCCAGTTGAAGAAATATCCGATGTTCAGGAATTTGATATACCTTTAGATTATTGCATCACGCCCGACAAGGTTTATGAATTTTAA
- the lpxK gene encoding tetraacyldisaccharide 4'-kinase has product MNFKKVLRLLTFPVSIIYGSVIHVRNFLFDKKILRSTSFDMPIICVGNISVGGTGKTPMVEYLIKLLQQQNLLQATISRGYRRKTKGFLIANKTTTANEIGDEPMQFHTKFPDVNVCVGKDRVNAVQQFLQLKPETKAIILDDAFQHRKITAGLNILLTDYNNLFYKDYFLPTGTLRDQRSSAKRADIIVVTKCDHDLLINKKEKIINQINRFNQGYIFFTTINYGKPCHISVSEEFILNNETHYILVHGIANANSLRNYIASFDKNFEEISFKDHHNFTQNDIEKIIGIYQKKTGKTVIITTEKDAVKLKWFNELSALPLYVLPIETSFLFNQKDDFDNTIKNFVLQFNNNNNEQKASAKA; this is encoded by the coding sequence ATGAATTTTAAAAAAGTTTTACGGCTTCTTACATTTCCTGTTTCCATTATTTATGGTTCTGTAATTCACGTCCGGAATTTTTTGTTCGACAAAAAAATATTACGTTCAACAAGTTTTGATATGCCCATCATTTGTGTCGGAAATATTTCTGTCGGCGGAACAGGAAAAACGCCGATGGTGGAATATTTAATTAAATTATTACAACAACAAAATTTGCTGCAAGCCACAATTAGTCGGGGTTACAGAAGAAAAACAAAAGGATTTTTAATTGCAAATAAAACAACAACTGCCAATGAAATCGGCGATGAACCAATGCAGTTTCACACAAAATTTCCTGATGTAAATGTTTGTGTCGGTAAAGACAGAGTAAATGCCGTTCAACAATTTCTGCAGTTAAAACCCGAAACAAAAGCCATCATTTTAGACGATGCTTTTCAACATAGAAAAATTACAGCGGGGCTGAATATTTTATTAACTGATTATAATAATTTATTTTACAAAGATTATTTTTTACCGACAGGAACATTGCGCGATCAAAGAAGTTCTGCAAAGCGTGCAGATATAATAGTGGTTACAAAATGCGACCATGATTTATTGATTAATAAGAAAGAAAAGATTATTAATCAGATAAATCGTTTCAATCAAGGTTATATTTTTTTTACAACTATCAATTACGGAAAGCCTTGCCACATCAGCGTTTCAGAAGAATTTATTTTGAATAATGAAACGCATTATATCTTGGTTCATGGCATTGCGAACGCAAATTCTTTAAGAAATTATATCGCTTCTTTCGACAAAAATTTTGAAGAAATTTCGTTTAAAGACCACCACAATTTTACGCAAAATGATATTGAAAAAATAATCGGAATCTATCAAAAAAAAACCGGAAAAACGGTTATTATTACAACCGAAAAAGACGCGGTTAAATTAAAATGGTTTAATGAATTATCCGCGTTACCTTTATATGTGTTGCCGATTGAAACGTCTTTTCTTTTTAATCAAAAAGATGATTTTGACAACACGATAAAAAACTTTGTTCTCCAATTCAACAATAACAACAATGAGCAAAAAGCATCAGCCAAAGCCTAA
- the rnr gene encoding ribonuclease R translates to MSKKHQPKPKKRTHTTTKNTASVELKGTLDLTRSGMGYVIIDGSKDKDILVRQQDLGVALSGDTVRVKIVKQSQSGRKEGRITEVIQRKQTEFIGRLSVQEHFAFFIAASEKPMPDIYIPKNKIKNTPDNSKVIVRLTEWENNKKKPVGEVVSVVTEEQENDFAMKGIIAENGFSIEFPKEVMHEANKLTDKIPDEEIAKRKDFRKTLTFTIDPVDAKDFDDAISIKKLDKEWYEIGVHIADVSHFVTPDTELDKEAYSRATSVYLPDRVIPMLPEHISNVLCSLRPNEDKLTFSAVFIINKKGKIKEHWIGKTVIHSDKRFTYEDVQQIIDTKEGLLKDDVLLLNEIAQKLRAERFSNGAINFSSQEVRFKLDEKGKPIGIEIKESKPAHQLIEELMLLANRYVATYAAGIKIHGKPIPFPYRIHDQPDEAKLENFIPFAKKYGYHFDLSTPEGIAKSFNEMLEKAHGKPEQHVLEQLGIRTMAKAIYTSENIGHYGLGFENYCHFTSPIRRYPDVMVHRIIEDCLKNHPQVDKKLEEKCKHCSDKERAAMDAERAANKYKQVEYMQQFLGDEFEGIITGVAEFGFWVETVEQKCEGLVSVQSLNFYDDFRYVESDYMLAGSRSGRRFQMGDKVWIKVVAANLDKRQLDYEWVLKSDSTKKKEKTTTTKKKKKSNVGQKKEK, encoded by the coding sequence ATGAGCAAAAAGCATCAGCCAAAGCCTAAAAAAAGAACACATACAACTACGAAAAATACTGCATCCGTTGAGCTGAAAGGTACGCTGGACTTGACTCGCAGCGGAATGGGTTATGTAATTATAGATGGTTCAAAAGACAAAGACATTCTTGTCCGCCAGCAAGATTTAGGCGTTGCATTGAGCGGCGATACGGTTCGCGTGAAGATTGTGAAGCAAAGTCAAAGCGGCAGAAAAGAAGGTCGAATTACCGAAGTTATTCAACGCAAGCAAACTGAATTTATCGGAAGACTAAGCGTGCAGGAACATTTTGCATTCTTCATTGCGGCAAGCGAAAAACCAATGCCCGACATTTATATTCCTAAAAATAAAATCAAAAATACACCCGACAATTCCAAAGTAATTGTACGACTAACCGAGTGGGAAAACAATAAAAAGAAACCTGTGGGCGAAGTCGTTTCCGTAGTTACGGAAGAGCAGGAAAATGATTTTGCCATGAAAGGTATTATCGCTGAAAACGGCTTCAGCATTGAGTTTCCGAAGGAAGTGATGCACGAAGCGAATAAATTAACGGATAAAATTCCTGATGAAGAAATTGCAAAACGCAAAGACTTTCGCAAAACGCTTACGTTCACGATTGACCCTGTGGATGCAAAGGATTTTGACGATGCTATTTCCATAAAAAAGTTGGACAAAGAATGGTATGAAATAGGCGTTCACATTGCAGATGTAAGCCATTTTGTAACGCCCGATACGGAATTGGACAAAGAAGCATACAGCCGCGCAACGTCTGTTTATCTGCCCGACAGAGTTATTCCGATGTTACCCGAACATATTTCAAATGTGTTGTGTTCGCTGCGCCCGAATGAAGACAAGCTCACGTTTTCAGCAGTTTTTATCATCAATAAAAAAGGAAAAATCAAAGAACATTGGATTGGCAAAACCGTGATTCATTCCGATAAAAGATTTACGTATGAAGATGTGCAGCAAATCATTGATACAAAAGAAGGATTGCTGAAAGATGATGTTTTACTGTTGAATGAAATCGCCCAAAAGCTACGCGCAGAAAGGTTTTCCAATGGCGCCATCAATTTTTCGTCGCAGGAAGTCCGTTTTAAATTAGACGAAAAAGGCAAACCCATCGGCATTGAAATTAAAGAAAGCAAACCCGCGCATCAACTGATTGAAGAACTAATGTTGCTGGCAAACAGATATGTGGCGACTTATGCCGCAGGCATTAAAATTCATGGCAAACCGATTCCTTTTCCCTACCGCATTCACGACCAACCCGATGAAGCGAAGCTGGAAAATTTTATTCCGTTTGCAAAAAAATACGGTTATCATTTCGATTTGTCCACGCCCGAAGGTATTGCCAAAAGCTTCAACGAAATGTTGGAAAAAGCGCACGGAAAGCCGGAACAGCACGTGTTGGAGCAGTTGGGTATACGCACAATGGCGAAGGCAATTTATACTTCGGAAAACATCGGGCATTACGGATTGGGTTTTGAAAATTATTGTCATTTCACTTCGCCCATTCGCCGTTATCCCGATGTGATGGTTCACAGAATTATCGAAGATTGTTTAAAAAATCATCCGCAAGTTGATAAAAAATTAGAAGAAAAATGCAAGCATTGCAGCGATAAAGAACGCGCTGCAATGGATGCCGAACGCGCTGCGAATAAGTATAAGCAAGTGGAATATATGCAGCAATTTTTGGGCGATGAATTTGAAGGTATCATCACAGGCGTTGCAGAATTTGGCTTTTGGGTAGAAACCGTTGAACAGAAATGCGAAGGTTTGGTAAGCGTTCAGAGTTTAAATTTTTATGACGATTTCAGATACGTTGAATCTGATTATATGTTAGCCGGAAGCCGCTCCGGGCGCAGGTTTCAGATGGGCGATAAAGTTTGGATAAAAGTAGTTGCTGCAAATCTGGATAAACGTCAGCTCGATTATGAATGGGTTTTAAAATCGGATTCGACAAAGAAAAAAGAAAAAACTACGACTACGAAAAAGAAGAAAAAAAGCAATGTGGGACAGAAGAAAGAGAAATAG
- a CDS encoding nuclear transport factor 2 family protein has translation MSNQLITENVSTEIIAIIQTIYKLVNSGDRKNHELQSAQIADEITIDFGGVQPSQTLKKEDLVNWSKIAYKNMTTMHLSFNHEVSVFGKKAEVHSYGRALHKLDSGADFWNIYAKYYHELQKTNDGWKISRLQMIPIFQEGNVKLIEDNYLRNLKS, from the coding sequence ATGAGCAATCAACTAATTACAGAAAATGTATCGACGGAAATAATTGCAATTATTCAAACAATTTACAAACTGGTAAACAGTGGCGACAGAAAAAATCATGAACTTCAATCAGCGCAAATTGCGGATGAAATAACTATTGATTTCGGCGGTGTTCAACCTTCTCAAACATTAAAAAAAGAAGACTTGGTTAATTGGAGCAAAATCGCCTATAAAAACATGACAACAATGCACTTGAGCTTCAATCACGAAGTTTCGGTTTTCGGGAAAAAGGCTGAAGTCCATTCTTATGGAAGAGCGTTGCACAAACTGGATTCGGGCGCTGACTTCTGGAATATTTATGCAAAATATTATCACGAATTACAGAAAACAAATGACGGATGGAAAATTTCAAGACTCCAAATGATACCGATTTTTCAGGAAGGAAATGTAAAATTGATTGAAGATAATTATCTTAGAAATCTGAAAAGTTAA
- a CDS encoding winged helix-turn-helix transcriptional regulator: protein MASERKSTSTVALNEYLLGESCRFNEVLLLISPRWKMQILFSIYDGINRFSLLKKEYPSLSKQILGKRLKELEAEGFVTKEINEKVAPTTISYFIKPKGKALLDIVPRLCEWGDKWI from the coding sequence ATGGCAAGTGAACGTAAATCAACATCCACCGTTGCATTAAATGAATATCTTTTGGGCGAATCATGCAGATTTAATGAAGTGTTGTTGCTGATTTCGCCACGGTGGAAAATGCAAATTCTTTTTTCTATATACGACGGCATCAACAGATTCAGTTTATTGAAAAAAGAATATCCTTCACTCTCAAAACAAATCTTGGGCAAAAGACTGAAAGAGTTGGAAGCCGAAGGATTTGTAACAAAAGAAATCAATGAAAAAGTAGCGCCTACCACAATCAGTTATTTCATAAAACCTAAAGGCAAAGCCTTGTTGGACATAGTTCCGAGATTATGCGAATGGGGCGACAAGTGGATATAA
- a CDS encoding aldo/keto reductase, whose protein sequence is MALRKLGKTDLALTEVTFGAWAIGGWMWGGNEGNDAVSAIKASIDNGITSIDTAPIYGQGESEELVGEAIKGVARDKIQIATKFGMRWDLEKGDFVMDSNKNDGTPIKIYKYAGKESVVYECEQSLKRLGTDYIDLYQIHWNDKTTPIEETYEAVLRLKEQGKIKEAGVCNYDVEQTKRANATCPLASNQVPYSLVNRDIEKELIPYVLEENIGILAYSPLQRGLLTGKYKPGHTFNEGDTRAGNRFYTDEYIIKVNSFLGKIKSLADDKNVSLAQLILRWTLEQPGITIALAGARNAEQATDNAKVLDLKLTEEELGFINQKIAESDLY, encoded by the coding sequence ATGGCACTTAGAAAATTAGGAAAAACAGATTTAGCATTAACGGAAGTAACATTCGGCGCATGGGCTATCGGCGGATGGATGTGGGGTGGAAACGAAGGCAATGACGCGGTTTCAGCGATTAAAGCATCTATCGATAACGGCATTACATCTATTGATACCGCGCCGATTTACGGACAAGGCGAAAGTGAAGAACTCGTAGGCGAAGCTATCAAAGGCGTTGCGCGCGACAAGATTCAGATTGCGACCAAATTCGGTATGCGCTGGGATTTGGAAAAAGGCGATTTTGTGATGGACAGCAACAAGAACGATGGTACGCCAATTAAAATTTATAAATACGCAGGCAAAGAAAGTGTTGTCTATGAATGTGAGCAAAGCCTCAAAAGACTTGGTACAGATTATATCGATTTATATCAAATCCATTGGAACGATAAAACTACGCCGATTGAAGAAACATACGAAGCTGTTCTTCGTTTGAAAGAGCAGGGAAAAATCAAAGAAGCCGGCGTATGTAATTACGATGTTGAACAAACAAAGCGAGCCAATGCAACCTGTCCATTGGCTTCCAATCAAGTGCCTTATAGCTTGGTTAATCGTGATATTGAAAAGGAATTGATTCCTTATGTACTGGAAGAAAACATCGGCATATTAGCATACAGCCCTTTGCAGCGCGGGCTTTTGACAGGAAAATATAAACCCGGACATACTTTCAACGAAGGCGATACACGCGCAGGAAACAGATTTTATACCGATGAGTATATTATAAAAGTCAATTCGTTTTTGGGTAAAATAAAATCTCTTGCCGATGATAAAAATGTATCGCTCGCACAATTAATTTTGCGCTGGACATTAGAACAGCCGGGCATTACCATTGCATTGGCGGGTGCAAGAAATGCCGAGCAGGCAACCGATAATGCAAAAGTTTTGGATTTAAAATTGACAGAAGAAGAATTGGGTTTCATCAATCAAAAAATTGCAGAATCCGATTTGTACTAA
- a CDS encoding DUF72 domain-containing protein yields MEYGSVQEHELENIDFNLPEDCKENSIILNGKRNDSFKIHIGLPRWNNPEWKGKIYPTNAKDSELLSYYSANYNCIELNATWYKIPSLQNIHSWKNLVKQNENFLFCPKMIKDVTHTNSLPNNKNLSDYFIDTMRNFDNYLGAIFIQLNETFAPTRKNELFSYLKTLPNDIPFFLEVRHPQWFSDKNINKELLNFLEDNRIGIIITDTAGRRDAVHMSLTIPKTLIRFAGNSLHASDYARIDDWVERINFWMNNGTEEIYFFIHMPNEMLLPELTIYLIDKLNETCGLNIKRPQLINDTPQLSLF; encoded by the coding sequence ATGGAATACGGCAGTGTGCAGGAACATGAGTTGGAAAATATTGATTTCAATCTGCCGGAAGATTGTAAAGAAAACAGCATTATTCTTAACGGCAAGAGAAATGATTCTTTTAAAATCCACATTGGTTTGCCGCGTTGGAACAATCCTGAATGGAAAGGGAAAATATATCCGACGAATGCAAAAGATTCGGAACTTCTCTCCTATTATTCCGCAAATTATAATTGCATAGAACTGAATGCGACCTGGTACAAAATACCGTCATTGCAAAACATTCATTCCTGGAAAAATTTGGTCAAACAAAACGAAAATTTTTTGTTTTGTCCGAAGATGATTAAAGATGTAACACATACCAATTCTTTGCCCAACAATAAAAATCTTTCGGATTATTTTATCGATACAATGAGAAATTTTGATAATTATCTCGGTGCGATTTTTATACAGCTCAACGAAACTTTTGCGCCTACGCGTAAAAACGAATTATTTAGTTACCTCAAAACTTTGCCCAACGATATTCCGTTCTTTTTGGAAGTGCGCCATCCGCAATGGTTTTCGGATAAAAATATCAATAAAGAATTACTTAATTTTTTGGAAGATAACCGCATCGGTATTATTATCACAGATACAGCAGGCAGGCGCGACGCCGTACACATGAGCCTTACAATTCCTAAAACTCTTATCCGTTTTGCAGGAAACAGTTTGCACGCATCTGATTATGCAAGAATTGATGATTGGGTTGAACGAATAAATTTTTGGATGAACAATGGCACGGAAGAAATTTATTTCTTTATTCATATGCCGAATGAAATGCTCCTTCCTGAATTGACCATTTATTTGATTGATAAGCTGAACGAAACTTGCGGCTTAAATATTAAAAGACCGCAGTTAATAAACGATACGCCGCAGCTAAGTTTGTTCTAA
- a CDS encoding nucleoside permease: protein MNIKLRLIAMNFMQFFIWGAWLLTVGKYCSNTMHWTFSQFGAIFGTMGISAVFMPALMGIVADRLISAQKLYGTLHIFAAVLLCYLPQINNPVTFFWAMLVNMFFYMPTLSLSITVSYNSLKKYNIDDVVKAFPPIRTWGTIGFIVALWLVSLTKNENSANQFYIAGAVSFLLGVYSFSLPDCPPLGKSMRSKSFADALGLSAFKLFKNKRFAVFFLFSMLLGAALQLTNAYGDTFLGDFGKDYPDSFMVTHSAVVMSISQISETLFILAIPFFLKKFGIKYVMLMSMVAWVLRFGLFAYGNPGDNFWMIILSCIVYGMAFDFFNISGSLFIETQTHETIRASAQGLFMMMVNGFGAIIGSFTSGVLIDKYFILSNGDKDWKGIWIMFALYALVLSIVFPVVFKNKHEQGTLESFHH, encoded by the coding sequence ATGAACATTAAGCTGAGGCTGATTGCAATGAATTTCATGCAATTCTTTATTTGGGGCGCGTGGCTGCTGACTGTGGGGAAATATTGTTCCAACACAATGCACTGGACGTTCAGTCAATTCGGCGCAATCTTCGGTACGATGGGTATTTCAGCTGTTTTTATGCCCGCATTGATGGGCATTGTTGCAGATAGATTGATTTCCGCGCAAAAGCTATACGGAACGTTGCATATTTTTGCTGCTGTGCTGCTGTGTTATTTGCCGCAAATCAATAATCCTGTTACCTTCTTTTGGGCGATGCTTGTCAATATGTTTTTTTATATGCCCACGCTTTCGCTGTCGATAACGGTGTCTTACAATTCTTTAAAAAAATATAACATCGATGATGTTGTAAAAGCGTTTCCACCGATTCGTACTTGGGGAACAATCGGTTTTATTGTTGCATTATGGTTGGTAAGTCTTACAAAAAATGAAAATTCAGCCAACCAGTTTTACATTGCGGGTGCAGTTTCTTTTTTATTGGGCGTTTATTCATTCTCGCTGCCCGATTGTCCGCCATTGGGAAAAAGTATGCGCAGCAAATCTTTCGCAGATGCTTTGGGATTGAGCGCTTTCAAGCTTTTTAAAAATAAACGTTTTGCTGTTTTCTTTTTGTTTTCCATGCTGCTTGGCGCAGCGTTGCAACTCACTAATGCTTACGGCGATACATTTTTAGGAGATTTCGGTAAAGATTATCCCGATAGTTTTATGGTAACACATTCGGCGGTCGTGATGTCCATTTCCCAGATTTCGGAAACCTTGTTCATTTTGGCAATTCCGTTTTTTCTGAAAAAATTCGGAATCAAATATGTGATGCTGATGAGTATGGTGGCGTGGGTATTACGTTTCGGACTGTTTGCTTATGGGAATCCCGGCGATAATTTCTGGATGATAATTCTTTCCTGTATCGTTTACGGAATGGCGTTCGATTTCTTCAATATTTCCGGTTCATTATTCATCGAAACACAAACGCATGAAACAATCCGTGCGAGCGCACAAGGTTTGTTTATGATGATGGTAAATGGTTTTGGTGCAATCATCGGCAGTTTTACAAGCGGTGTGTTGATTGATAAATATTTTATTCTAAGTAACGGCGATAAAGACTGGAAAGGCATTTGGATAATGTTCGCCTTGTACGCGCTGGTGCTGTCAATCGTATTCCCGGTTGTGTTTAAGAATAAGCATGAGCAGGGAACGCTGGAAAGTTTTCATCATTAA
- a CDS encoding polysaccharide biosynthesis C-terminal domain-containing protein, with protein MGIVRKQSTYSTIFIYIGFAIGAVNMLVLLPKLPQDASGLTRMVNEVALVFSGFATLGSLNVLYKFYPFYRSYLKPEKNDLPFLTLTANLIGCILFILVSIFFKGFIQRKFGESSPLFVAHYHLIVPYTISYLCLMLLESFCWIIRKTIISNIARELIFRLTSSVLILLYIFKIISLNTFFELFSFSYVPSLIVLLYCIFKNGTIKICTQVSSATKRLYKRMLVFMSVHYSGALISIIPNAIDGIFIAGIAKNGLETLFVYTMAVYLVSVIEVPQRTIIAITTPLIGEAWKNKDKGKIAELYQKTSLNLLILGLALFSIIELNIDNLIRFEGSSYALIKPVFLIIGMGKLIDLGMGMNAQILGLSKYWRFDFYTSASFIAVNVLLDFFMIKTFGPIGAAYGRSIALVFYNLMRFFYLWKLYNLQPFSSKTLMTLVFGAIALIVAYIIPYVGNMFVDVTVRTTVFLLLYIPLILRFKVSEDINAMYKTALNKFLKKN; from the coding sequence ATGGGCATTGTTCGTAAGCAAAGCACGTATTCCACCATTTTTATTTATATCGGTTTTGCGATAGGTGCGGTTAATATGTTGGTTTTGCTGCCGAAGCTTCCGCAAGATGCAAGCGGTTTAACAAGAATGGTTAATGAAGTAGCGCTTGTGTTTTCGGGCTTTGCTACGCTGGGAAGCCTGAATGTTCTGTATAAATTTTATCCTTTTTATCGTTCTTACCTCAAGCCGGAAAAAAATGATTTGCCCTTTCTCACGCTTACAGCAAATCTTATCGGTTGTATATTATTCATTCTTGTTTCCATTTTTTTTAAGGGATTTATTCAACGCAAGTTTGGCGAAAGTTCGCCGCTGTTTGTAGCGCATTATCACTTGATTGTTCCATACACCATTTCTTATCTCTGTTTGATGTTGTTGGAAAGTTTTTGCTGGATAATCCGGAAGACAATTATTTCCAACATCGCTCGGGAATTGATTTTCAGGCTTACATCAAGCGTATTGATATTGTTATATATCTTCAAGATTATTTCTCTCAATACATTTTTTGAGCTGTTTTCGTTTTCGTATGTGCCGTCGTTAATAGTATTGTTATATTGTATTTTTAAAAACGGAACAATAAAAATATGTACGCAAGTCAGCAGCGCTACAAAACGCTTGTATAAGAGAATGCTTGTGTTTATGAGTGTTCATTATTCGGGAGCGCTTATTTCTATTATTCCCAATGCGATAGACGGAATATTTATTGCAGGAATTGCAAAAAACGGATTGGAAACATTGTTTGTGTACACAATGGCAGTGTATCTTGTGTCGGTTATAGAAGTACCGCAGCGTACTATTATAGCCATTACAACGCCGCTAATTGGCGAAGCATGGAAAAATAAAGACAAAGGAAAAATCGCAGAACTGTACCAAAAAACTTCATTGAACTTATTGATTCTCGGGCTTGCCTTATTCAGCATTATTGAACTGAATATAGATAATCTTATTCGTTTTGAAGGCAGTTCGTACGCTTTGATAAAACCGGTCTTTCTGATTATAGGAATGGGCAAACTGATTGATTTGGGAATGGGTATGAACGCGCAAATACTTGGACTTTCAAAGTACTGGAGATTTGATTTTTATACAAGTGCATCATTCATTGCTGTGAATGTGTTGCTCGACTTTTTTATGATAAAAACATTTGGTCCGATAGGCGCAGCTTACGGACGAAGTATTGCATTGGTGTTCTATAATTTGATGCGTTTTTTTTACCTGTGGAAATTATATAATTTGCAACCGTTTTCTTCCAAAACATTGATGACACTTGTGTTTGGAGCGATTGCACTTATAGTTGCGTATATTATTCCTTACGTGGGAAATATGTTTGTGGATGTTACTGTAAGAACAACAGTTTTTCTGTTATTATATATTCCATTGATTCTCCGGTTCAAAGTTTCGGAAGATATAAACGCGATGTACAAAACAGCGTTAAATAAATTTTTGAAGAAAAATTAA